One part of the Microvirga sp. TS319 genome encodes these proteins:
- a CDS encoding heme-binding protein has translation MSNIRNAIVAALTLAPAAAGAEVLQERNMPLAIAQELAQATVEACTAKNFNVTATVVDRAGLVRAVLRADRAGPHTIEASRAKAYTAASARNTTTAIMENADKNPAARHLAAIEGFLLLGGGVPVKAGDEVIGAIGVGGAPGGHLDEECANAGLAKVQAKLK, from the coding sequence ATGTCGAACATTCGCAACGCCATTGTCGCAGCGCTCACCCTGGCTCCTGCGGCCGCTGGCGCCGAAGTCCTTCAGGAACGCAACATGCCGCTGGCTATTGCCCAGGAGCTGGCTCAGGCCACGGTCGAGGCGTGCACCGCCAAGAACTTCAACGTGACGGCGACGGTGGTGGATCGCGCCGGTCTCGTGCGCGCGGTGCTGCGGGCCGACCGGGCCGGGCCGCACACCATCGAGGCAAGCCGCGCCAAAGCCTACACGGCAGCGTCTGCCCGCAACACCACCACCGCCATCATGGAAAATGCCGACAAGAACCCGGCAGCCCGGCACCTGGCAGCCATCGAGGGCTTTCTGCTGCTCGGCGGCGGCGTGCCAGTAAAGGCTGGCGACGAGGTGATTGGAGCCATCGGGGTTGGTGGCGCTCCGGGCGGGCACCTTGATGAGGAATGTGCGAATGCCGGCCTTGCCAAGGTGCAGGCGAAACTGAAGTGA
- a CDS encoding NAD-dependent epimerase/dehydratase family protein, producing MEHIYSPRSVLVSGAGGNLGRKIIEWLARTEWCRSIIGIDMTTDVAPFSPEATARLRLVAGDLLQVGTAWQEAFHGIDAVIHFAAQNPHTDATWEDSAASFDMTFNVAATAQKAGVRRLVFASSNHVMGGYKDVPLADTIGPGRLTTSIPPAPGTKWDTGHGFMDSTAYAVSKLMSERLCVDMAAHSAGRMTAVAVRIGWTQPGENLASTINLAGDPKYGVGPEPTDDEGRRDLRWYRNMWLSNEDFGRAFEAAVKADASRWPAFGIVVNAMSANEGMDWDIGYTELLLGYKAEQNMYAELKKA from the coding sequence ATGGAACATATCTATTCTCCTCGATCCGTCCTCGTCTCGGGAGCAGGTGGAAATCTCGGGCGCAAGATCATCGAATGGCTGGCCCGCACGGAATGGTGCCGCTCGATCATTGGTATCGACATGACGACCGATGTGGCGCCTTTCTCTCCAGAGGCCACCGCGCGCCTGAGGCTGGTGGCGGGTGATCTGCTTCAGGTGGGCACCGCTTGGCAGGAAGCATTTCACGGCATTGATGCGGTCATTCACTTTGCGGCGCAGAATCCTCACACCGACGCCACATGGGAGGACTCCGCAGCCTCCTTCGACATGACCTTCAACGTGGCTGCGACAGCCCAAAAGGCAGGTGTGCGCCGTCTCGTCTTTGCCTCCTCCAATCATGTGATGGGAGGGTACAAGGACGTGCCGCTCGCTGACACCATAGGGCCGGGACGTCTGACGACATCGATCCCACCAGCGCCCGGGACCAAGTGGGATACGGGCCACGGCTTCATGGATTCGACGGCTTATGCGGTCTCCAAGCTCATGAGCGAGCGCCTCTGCGTGGATATGGCGGCTCATTCGGCAGGGCGCATGACGGCGGTTGCCGTTCGCATCGGCTGGACGCAACCCGGAGAAAACCTGGCGAGCACCATCAATCTTGCGGGCGACCCCAAATATGGAGTTGGGCCGGAGCCTACAGACGATGAGGGCAGGCGGGATCTGCGCTGGTATCGCAACATGTGGCTCTCCAACGAAGATTTCGGACGCGCCTTTGAGGCCGCCGTGAAGGCCGATGCAAGCCGCTGGCCCGCATTCGGCATTGTCGTCAACGCTATGTCCGCCAACGAAGGCATGGACTGGGACATCGGATACACGGAGCTCCTTCTCGGGTACAAGGCAGAGCAGAACATGTATGCCGAACTGAAAAAGGCATAG
- a CDS encoding response regulator transcription factor, translating into MTTLSRTVFLIDDDEDVRDALQMLLRAAGFTVEAFPSALAFLERRDQKAEGCIVADVRMPGLSGLQLLERLAAEGERMPVVVITGHGDVNACRRAFKGGAVDFLTKPVDEQVLIEAIEAGLAQLDARRRESSEADEAGALLARLTQRENEILDMVARGWMTKEIARAMGVSPRTVETHRANLAEKLGTTSVAEMVRLVLLARPPHTSP; encoded by the coding sequence GTGACGACGCTGTCCCGCACCGTGTTCCTCATCGACGATGATGAGGACGTTCGCGACGCGCTCCAGATGCTCTTGCGGGCAGCCGGGTTCACTGTCGAGGCCTTTCCAAGCGCCCTCGCCTTTCTGGAGCGACGGGACCAGAAGGCGGAAGGATGCATCGTCGCCGACGTTCGGATGCCTGGCCTCTCGGGCCTTCAGCTCCTGGAGCGGCTTGCGGCGGAGGGCGAGCGCATGCCGGTGGTGGTGATCACCGGCCATGGAGACGTCAATGCCTGCCGACGCGCCTTCAAGGGCGGCGCTGTCGACTTTCTGACGAAACCAGTCGACGAGCAGGTGCTGATTGAAGCCATCGAGGCGGGCCTCGCGCAGCTTGACGCGCGGCGACGTGAATCCAGTGAGGCCGATGAGGCGGGGGCGCTGCTGGCCCGCCTCACGCAACGCGAGAACGAGATCCTCGACATGGTGGCCCGCGGCTGGATGACGAAGGAGATCGCCCGTGCCATGGGGGTTTCACCGCGCACGGTTGAAACCCACCGTGCCAACCTCGCGGAAAAGCTTGGCACGACTTCGGTCGCCGAGATGGTGCGCCTCGTTCTCCTGGCCCGCCCGCCCCATACATCTCCGTAG
- a CDS encoding bifunctional allantoicase/(S)-ureidoglycine aminohydrolase → MTKPMTRPPAQSRSYYAPSGGHPPQTDLLTDRAVFTQAYAIIPKGVMCDIVTSFLPFWDDTRLWVLSRPMSGFAETFSQYIMEVAPGGGSDKPELDVKAEGVLFVVEGELTLTLAGKTHTMTSGGYAFIPPASTWSVRNHGSGPVRFHWIRKAYEGVDGLGAPDALVLNENDIAPSPMPGTDGRWATTRFVDPADLRHDMHVTIVTFQPGAVIPFAETHVMEHGLYVLEGKAVYRLNQDWVEVEAGDYMWLRAFCPQACYAGGPGPFRYLLYKDVNRHAKLRP, encoded by the coding sequence ATGACGAAGCCAATGACGAGACCGCCGGCTCAGTCCCGCTCCTACTATGCTCCTTCGGGAGGACACCCGCCGCAGACGGATCTACTTACCGACCGCGCGGTGTTCACCCAAGCCTACGCTATCATCCCGAAAGGAGTGATGTGCGACATCGTGACGAGTTTTCTCCCGTTCTGGGACGATACGCGGCTCTGGGTGCTGTCGCGTCCAATGTCGGGGTTCGCCGAAACGTTCTCGCAATACATCATGGAGGTCGCTCCAGGAGGCGGCAGCGATAAGCCAGAGCTGGACGTGAAGGCTGAAGGCGTGTTGTTCGTGGTGGAAGGCGAGCTCACCCTGACGCTTGCTGGCAAGACCCACACGATGACCTCCGGCGGATATGCCTTCATCCCGCCGGCGAGCACCTGGTCAGTCCGCAATCACGGCAGCGGACCGGTTCGTTTCCACTGGATCCGCAAAGCCTACGAGGGCGTCGACGGGCTCGGTGCACCGGACGCACTCGTTCTCAATGAGAACGACATCGCACCCTCGCCGATGCCGGGCACCGATGGCCGATGGGCGACTACCCGCTTCGTCGATCCAGCGGACCTGCGTCACGACATGCACGTGACCATCGTTACCTTTCAGCCGGGCGCGGTCATCCCCTTCGCCGAGACGCATGTGATGGAGCACGGTCTTTATGTTCTGGAAGGCAAGGCCGTCTACCGGCTGAACCAGGATTGGGTGGAGGTCGAGGCGGGCGACTACATGTGGCTCCGTGCCTTCTGCCCACAGGCCTGCTACGCAGGCGGGCCTGGCCCGTTCCGCTATCTCCTCTACAAGGACGTGAATCGACACGCGAAGCTGCGGCCCTGA
- a CDS encoding ureidoglycolate lyase: MTASIIVQPLTKEGFAPFGKVLETAGAETRLINAETCTRFHALATVETRGECGRAIVSLFQAKPIALPLRLSMMERHPLGSQAFWPLSGGDWLVAVAPDENGRPGAPLVFRASGSQGVCYAPNVWHHPLLALDQVSEFLVVDRDGPGLNLQETYYETPYAIATY, translated from the coding sequence GTGACTGCATCAATTATTGTCCAGCCGCTGACCAAGGAAGGATTCGCGCCTTTTGGGAAAGTCCTCGAAACAGCGGGTGCCGAGACGCGGCTCATCAATGCCGAAACTTGCACGCGCTTCCATGCACTCGCCACCGTCGAGACGCGTGGAGAGTGTGGGCGGGCAATCGTAAGCCTCTTTCAGGCCAAGCCGATAGCGCTCCCCCTCCGCCTATCGATGATGGAGCGGCATCCGTTGGGAAGCCAAGCCTTTTGGCCATTGTCGGGTGGGGACTGGCTGGTCGCAGTAGCCCCGGACGAGAACGGACGGCCGGGCGCACCGCTCGTCTTTCGCGCTAGCGGCAGCCAAGGTGTCTGCTATGCACCAAACGTCTGGCATCATCCCTTGCTCGCGCTCGATCAAGTCTCTGAGTTCTTGGTCGTTGACCGGGATGGACCCGGCCTCAACCTCCAAGAGACGTATTATGAGACGCCCTACGCGATTGCCACTTACTAA
- a CDS encoding IS110 family transposase, producing the protein MQTLDIIGIDLAKNVFQLHGASKTSAVLFQKKLPRGKLLTFLAAQPLCTIAMEACASAHCWGRQISTLGHTVRLIAPNYVKPFVKRQKNDAADAQAICEAAQRPTMRFVAVKSEEKQASPMVFKARDLLVRQRSQIINALRGHLTEFGIIAPQGPRHIHTLVAAVEDSASSLPEIARSVCRMLIATLGELNQKIGELDREIMQRARQDDEIRRLMTISGVGPITATALEALAPAAETFDKGRDFAAWMGLTPKQNSSGGKPRLGKTSKMGQRDLRHLLIIGATAVVRSATRHGTAAHSWLGRMLRCKPPLLIAVALANKMARIAWVLMARGGVYRASGPAA; encoded by the coding sequence ATGCAGACGCTTGATATCATCGGCATCGATCTGGCGAAGAATGTGTTTCAACTCCACGGCGCAAGCAAAACCAGCGCCGTGCTGTTCCAGAAGAAGCTGCCGCGAGGCAAGCTGCTGACGTTTCTGGCCGCTCAGCCCCTGTGCACGATCGCGATGGAGGCCTGTGCGAGTGCCCACTGCTGGGGGCGCCAGATCAGCACCTTGGGTCATACGGTGAGACTGATCGCTCCCAACTACGTGAAGCCCTTCGTCAAACGGCAGAAGAACGATGCAGCCGACGCACAAGCCATTTGCGAGGCCGCTCAGAGGCCCACTATGCGCTTTGTCGCCGTCAAGAGCGAGGAGAAGCAGGCCTCCCCCATGGTGTTCAAGGCCAGAGACCTCTTGGTGCGCCAGAGAAGCCAGATCATCAACGCTCTACGTGGGCATCTCACCGAATTCGGCATTATCGCACCTCAGGGGCCTAGGCATATCCACACGCTCGTCGCGGCAGTCGAGGATTCGGCCTCGAGCCTTCCTGAGATCGCACGGTCCGTCTGCCGGATGCTCATTGCAACCTTGGGGGAGCTCAACCAGAAGATCGGTGAGTTGGACCGGGAGATCATGCAACGAGCCCGGCAGGACGACGAGATCCGCCGCCTGATGACGATCTCTGGCGTTGGTCCGATCACGGCAACAGCTCTGGAGGCCTTGGCTCCGGCAGCCGAGACTTTCGACAAGGGCCGGGACTTCGCGGCCTGGATGGGGCTCACACCCAAACAGAATTCATCTGGCGGGAAGCCCCGATTGGGCAAGACATCAAAGATGGGGCAGCGCGACCTGCGCCACCTGCTCATCATCGGCGCCACAGCGGTTGTCAGATCGGCAACCAGGCATGGCACGGCTGCGCACTCCTGGCTCGGGCGGATGCTGCGCTGCAAACCGCCGCTGCTGATTGCGGTCGCCCTAGCTAACAAGATGGCGCGGATTGCCTGGGTGCTGATGGCACGGGGAGGAGTTTATCGAGCTTCGGGACCTGCCGCATAG
- a CDS encoding sensor histidine kinase, translating into MSSRTAASIGAWLALTVAAVTTVATVNFVRVRDGFEVEARTLHRVVSQRADQHDAHLTSLAAVLASPDRSFTTVSAVAEAVLRFYPRITAIDIVGLASLPNLVFTTRELQPGRPRLDGLAAAAANLAAGQAVVLAEPHGAEAYHLIKKLPEATAQAGILVMTVDARRLIEPEGDLPAGTNLALYDLSGRELVYVGRPASSVGLLPSLVFEKALGSRSQPLLLRAARQPGFGELLPPLAAALVAAITGIGVLLAGFVLRERRATREARERASFHEHQAKLAHAMRVNTVGEMASGIAHELTQPLTAILSRSQAGLRLARCPSPDWGEIISALDANVRLAKRAGDILARLRAYVSNSRPAPEPASLNRLVANVAELMWGDLERRGIALELDLAPSDLVAVVDRVSIEQVVHNLVRNAADAVEILAQERRTVTVTTTADGDMSVIAIRDQGPGILATDLPRLFEPFFTTKPGGMGLGLPLCERIVESFGGRITAANAPEGGAVFTVRLPRLGDRRKEAAE; encoded by the coding sequence ATGAGTAGTCGCACCGCAGCATCGATTGGCGCTTGGCTTGCGCTGACGGTTGCCGCGGTGACCACGGTCGCGACCGTCAACTTCGTCCGCGTCCGCGACGGCTTCGAGGTCGAGGCCCGCACCCTGCACCGTGTCGTCTCACAGCGGGCCGATCAGCATGACGCGCACTTGACGAGCCTCGCGGCCGTGCTGGCCAGCCCCGACCGCTCGTTCACGACGGTGAGTGCGGTCGCCGAAGCCGTCCTACGCTTCTACCCCCGGATCACGGCCATTGACATCGTCGGCTTGGCGTCCCTGCCGAATCTTGTGTTCACGACCCGAGAGCTTCAACCTGGCAGGCCAAGGCTTGATGGGCTTGCGGCAGCCGCTGCCAATCTCGCAGCTGGACAAGCAGTTGTGCTGGCTGAACCGCACGGCGCCGAAGCCTATCACCTGATCAAAAAACTCCCCGAAGCGACGGCCCAGGCAGGTATCCTGGTGATGACGGTCGACGCGCGGCGGCTGATTGAGCCTGAGGGCGACCTGCCAGCGGGGACAAACCTTGCCCTTTACGATCTGTCCGGCCGCGAACTCGTTTACGTGGGGAGGCCAGCTTCATCCGTTGGGCTCCTGCCGAGCCTCGTCTTCGAGAAAGCGCTCGGCAGCCGGTCCCAGCCCCTCCTTCTGCGGGCTGCCCGGCAGCCCGGATTCGGCGAGCTTCTGCCGCCTCTGGCCGCTGCGCTTGTGGCAGCCATCACCGGGATCGGGGTACTTCTCGCAGGTTTCGTGCTGCGCGAGCGCCGGGCGACCCGGGAGGCCCGCGAGCGGGCAAGCTTTCATGAACACCAAGCGAAGCTCGCGCATGCCATGCGGGTCAACACCGTAGGCGAGATGGCCTCCGGCATCGCTCATGAGCTCACCCAGCCGCTGACCGCCATCCTCAGCCGCAGCCAGGCGGGCCTTCGCCTCGCCCGTTGCCCCTCCCCTGATTGGGGTGAAATCATCAGCGCACTCGACGCGAACGTTCGTCTCGCCAAGCGGGCCGGCGACATCCTTGCGCGTTTGCGCGCCTATGTGTCGAACAGCCGGCCGGCCCCCGAACCCGCAAGCCTCAACCGGCTGGTTGCCAACGTCGCGGAGCTGATGTGGGGCGATCTGGAACGCCGCGGCATCGCTCTGGAGCTTGATCTTGCCCCGAGTGACCTTGTTGCTGTGGTCGACCGCGTGTCCATCGAGCAGGTCGTGCACAATCTCGTCCGCAATGCCGCAGACGCCGTTGAGATCCTGGCGCAGGAGCGGCGGACGGTGACGGTCACAACAACCGCCGACGGCGACATGTCCGTTATTGCGATCCGAGACCAGGGCCCTGGGATCCTTGCCACGGACCTGCCGCGCCTGTTTGAGCCGTTCTTCACCACCAAGCCGGGTGGCATGGGCCTCGGCCTGCCGCTCTGCGAGCGCATTGTCGAGTCCTTCGGCGGGCGGATTACGGCGGCGAATGCTCCGGAGGGGGGTGCGGTATTCACGGTTCGCCTGCCAAGGCTCGGCGACCGCCGGAAGGAGGCTGCCGAGTGA